The Sphingosinicella humi genome has a window encoding:
- a CDS encoding ribonucleoside-diphosphate reductase subunit alpha, protein MDLSGGSEVGTNDMATTLDAAPKAKASKKATEDSKSVKPLPYPVEVDHGRDELLTEFGKETLRDRYLLPGESYQDLFVRVASAYADDAEHAQRLYDYISKLWFMPATPVLSNGGTGRGLPISCYLNSVSDSLEGIVGTWNENVWLASRGGGIGTYWGAVRGIGEPVGLNGKTSGIIPFVRVMDSLTLAISQGSLRRGSAACYLDISHPEIEEFLEIRKPSGDFNRKALNLHHGVLITDAFMEAVRDGAEWELKSPKDDSVRGSVDARALFQKLVETRLATGEPYIIFIDQVNRSMPKHHRDLGLKVSTSNLCSEITLPTGKDHLGADRTAVCCLSSLNLETWDEWNGDKRFIEDVMRFLDNVLTDYIERAPDEMARAKYSASRERSVGLGVMGFHSFLQARGLAFEGAMAKSWNLKIFKHISAQVNEASMMLANERGPCPDAADQGVMERFSCKMAIAPTASISIICGGTSACIEPIPANIYTHKTLSGSFIVKNPHLEKLLREKSKDSTAVWNSILEKGGSVQHLDFLSSEEKDTFKTSFEIDQRWLLELAADRTPFIDQAQSLNLFIPADVDKWDLLMLHFRAWELGIKSLYYLRSKSVQRAGFAGGVEADNTPDLKQIELQSTDYDECLACQ, encoded by the coding sequence ATGGATCTTTCAGGCGGCAGCGAAGTGGGAACGAACGACATGGCGACAACCCTCGATGCGGCGCCCAAGGCCAAGGCTTCCAAGAAGGCGACGGAGGACTCCAAGAGCGTGAAGCCGCTTCCCTATCCGGTCGAGGTCGATCACGGTCGCGACGAGCTTTTGACCGAGTTCGGCAAGGAGACGCTGCGCGACCGCTATCTGCTGCCGGGCGAATCCTATCAGGACCTGTTCGTCCGAGTCGCCTCGGCCTATGCCGACGATGCCGAGCATGCCCAGCGGCTCTACGACTATATCTCGAAGCTCTGGTTCATGCCGGCGACGCCGGTTCTGTCGAACGGCGGCACCGGCCGCGGCCTTCCCATCTCCTGTTATCTGAACTCCGTCTCCGACAGCCTGGAGGGCATTGTCGGCACGTGGAACGAGAATGTCTGGCTGGCCTCGCGCGGCGGCGGCATCGGCACCTATTGGGGCGCGGTGCGCGGCATCGGCGAGCCGGTGGGCCTCAACGGCAAGACCAGCGGCATCATCCCCTTCGTCCGCGTCATGGATTCGCTGACCCTCGCCATCAGCCAGGGTTCGCTGCGCCGCGGTTCGGCCGCCTGCTATCTCGACATCTCGCACCCGGAGATCGAGGAGTTCCTCGAAATCCGTAAGCCCAGCGGCGACTTCAACCGCAAGGCTTTGAACCTCCACCACGGCGTCCTCATCACCGACGCCTTCATGGAGGCGGTGCGCGACGGCGCCGAATGGGAGCTGAAATCGCCCAAGGACGACAGCGTCCGCGGCTCGGTCGACGCCCGCGCCCTCTTCCAGAAGCTGGTCGAGACCCGCCTCGCGACCGGCGAGCCCTACATCATCTTCATCGACCAGGTGAACCGGTCGATGCCGAAGCATCACCGCGACCTCGGCCTCAAGGTCTCGACCTCGAACCTCTGCTCCGAGATCACCCTGCCCACCGGCAAGGACCATCTCGGCGCCGACCGCACGGCGGTCTGTTGCCTCTCCAGCCTCAATCTCGAAACCTGGGACGAGTGGAACGGCGACAAGCGCTTCATCGAGGACGTGATGCGCTTCCTCGACAATGTGCTCACCGACTATATCGAGCGCGCGCCGGACGAGATGGCCCGCGCCAAATATTCGGCCTCGCGCGAGCGTTCGGTCGGCCTTGGCGTCATGGGCTTCCACTCCTTCCTCCAGGCCCGCGGCCTCGCTTTCGAGGGCGCCATGGCGAAGAGCTGGAACCTCAAGATCTTCAAGCACATCAGCGCCCAGGTGAACGAGGCGTCGATGATGCTCGCCAACGAGCGCGGCCCCTGCCCCGACGCCGCCGACCAGGGCGTGATGGAGCGCTTCAGCTGCAAGATGGCGATCGCGCCGACCGCGTCGATCAGCATCATCTGCGGCGGCACTTCGGCCTGCATCGAGCCGATCCCGGCCAACATCTACACCCACAAGACGCTCAGCGGCTCCTTCATCGTCAAGAACCCGCATTTGGAGAAGCTCCTCCGCGAGAAGTCCAAGGACAGCACCGCGGTGTGGAACTCGATCCTGGAGAAGGGCGGCTCCGTCCAGCATCTCGATTTCCTCTCGAGCGAGGAGAAGGACACCTTCAAGACCAGCTTCGAGATCGACCAGCGCTGGCTCCTGGAACTCGCCGCCGACCGCACCCCCTTCATCGACCAGGCGCAGTCGCTCAATCTCTTCATCCCGGCCGACGTCGACAAATGGGACCTCTTGATGCTCCACTTCCGCGCCTGGGAGCTCGGCATCAAGTCGCTCTATTATCTGCGCTCGAAGTCGGTCCAACGCGCCGGCTTCGCGGGCGGGGTCGAGGCCGACAACACGCCCGACCTGAAGCAGATCGAGCTACAGTCGACGGACTATGACGAATGCCTGGCGTGCCAGTGA
- a CDS encoding winged helix-turn-helix transcriptional regulator yields the protein MSVAEMRSGCPINLTLEVLGDRWSLIVLRDMMFGNRRHFRELLNRSEEGIASNILTDRLKRLVREGLVTRADDPSHKQKAIYSLTEKAIQLLPLFVVMGAWGRRHLAVTHELSVRAKLLEEGGPDMWNDFMDELRAAHLGAPLEREGPSVAERLQAAYEAARSAP from the coding sequence GTGAGCGTGGCGGAGATGCGGTCGGGATGTCCGATCAACCTGACATTGGAGGTGCTGGGCGATCGCTGGAGCCTCATCGTCCTTCGCGACATGATGTTCGGCAATCGCCGCCACTTCCGCGAGCTGTTGAACCGGTCGGAGGAGGGCATCGCTTCCAACATTCTCACCGACCGGCTGAAGCGGCTGGTGAGGGAGGGGCTCGTCACCAGGGCCGACGACCCCAGCCACAAGCAGAAGGCGATCTACAGCCTCACCGAAAAGGCGATCCAGCTCCTCCCCCTGTTCGTCGTGATGGGCGCCTGGGGCCGCCGCCACCTGGCCGTGACTCACGAGCTCTCGGTTCGGGCCAAGCTGCTCGAAGAGGGCGGGCCGGACATGTGGAACGATTTCATGGACGAGCTTCGCGCAGCCCATCTCGGAGCACCTCTGGAGCGGGAAGGGCCGAGCGTTGCCGAGCGCCTCCAGGCCGCCTATGAGGCCGCGCGATCGGCTCCCTGA
- a CDS encoding dihydrofolate reductase family protein: protein MSKLKVAAFTISIDGYGAGPEQTADEPLGRGGEALHEWMFPTEAFKELSGKSGTTGIDDDFAKRSFENVGAWIMGRNMFGPVRGPWPDESWRGWWGENPPYHVPVFVLTHHPRAPLEMEGGTVFHFVTGGPGEALEHARKAAAGKDIRVGGGVSTVRQYLEAGLIDEMHLAIAPILLGDGEHLLAGIDLPAQGFRVAERVATDKATHIVLNKEKAS, encoded by the coding sequence ATGTCGAAGCTCAAGGTGGCCGCTTTCACTATCTCAATCGACGGCTATGGCGCGGGGCCGGAGCAGACCGCGGACGAGCCGCTGGGTCGGGGCGGCGAAGCCCTCCATGAATGGATGTTTCCGACCGAGGCCTTTAAAGAGCTTTCCGGCAAGAGCGGGACGACCGGCATCGACGACGATTTCGCCAAGCGCAGCTTCGAGAATGTCGGCGCCTGGATCATGGGCCGCAACATGTTCGGCCCGGTGCGCGGCCCCTGGCCTGATGAATCCTGGCGCGGCTGGTGGGGCGAGAACCCGCCCTACCATGTCCCGGTCTTCGTCCTCACCCATCATCCGCGCGCGCCGCTTGAGATGGAGGGCGGCACCGTGTTCCACTTCGTCACCGGTGGTCCCGGGGAAGCGCTCGAACATGCGCGGAAGGCGGCCGCGGGCAAGGACATACGAGTCGGTGGCGGCGTGTCCACGGTCAGACAATATTTGGAGGCGGGCCTGATCGACGAGATGCACCTGGCGATCGCGCCGATACTGCTCGGCGATGGCGAACATCTCCTTGCCGGGATCGACCTGCCGGCGCAGGGTTTTCGCGTCGCGGAGCGAGTAGCGACCGACAAGGCGACTCATATCGTCCTGAACAAGGAGAAGGCGTCATGA
- a CDS encoding glutathione S-transferase family protein encodes MNIELFAHPFSSYCQKAITAFYENGHPFALRMLEPGNEAWEELARIWPIGKFPVLREGERVVPEATTIIEYLHLHHPGPVPLIPDDPDAAIEVRMLDRFFDNYVATPQQKLVADLLRPEAERDPRGVADARAALDKAYAWLDARMAGREWAAGAFSLADCSAGPQLFYADWSHPMDGRFPNVAAYRERLMARPAFKRCIDEARPYRAFFPGGAPDRD; translated from the coding sequence ATGAACATCGAGCTCTTCGCCCACCCCTTCTCCTCCTACTGCCAGAAAGCGATCACCGCCTTCTACGAGAACGGCCATCCCTTCGCGCTGAGGATGCTGGAGCCCGGCAATGAGGCCTGGGAGGAGCTGGCGCGGATCTGGCCGATCGGCAAGTTCCCGGTGCTGCGCGAGGGCGAGCGGGTGGTGCCCGAGGCGACGACGATCATCGAATATCTCCACCTCCATCACCCGGGGCCGGTACCGCTGATCCCGGACGATCCGGACGCGGCGATCGAGGTCAGGATGCTCGACCGCTTCTTCGACAATTATGTCGCGACGCCGCAGCAGAAGCTGGTCGCCGACCTGCTGCGGCCGGAGGCGGAGCGCGACCCGCGCGGCGTCGCCGATGCGCGGGCAGCGCTCGACAAGGCCTATGCCTGGCTCGATGCGCGCATGGCCGGCCGCGAATGGGCGGCGGGCGCCTTCAGCCTCGCCGACTGCTCGGCCGGGCCGCAGCTCTTCTATGCCGATTGGAGCCATCCGATGGACGGCCGCTTTCCCAATGTCGCCGCCTATCGCGAGCGGCTGATGGCCCGCCCCGCCTTCAAGCGCTGCATCGACGAGGCCCGGCCCTATCGCGCCTTCTTCCCCGGCGGCGCGCCGGACCGGGACTAG
- a CDS encoding ETC complex I subunit: MAARIFRRSKNAMQSGTAREGEWVLEFESHAPRRADPLMGWSGGTDTQSQVILTFDSFEAAKGYADRYGIAYHLVPPAERKLKIQSYADNFR, from the coding sequence ATGGCGGCGCGCATTTTCCGGCGGTCCAAGAACGCGATGCAGTCGGGCACGGCCCGCGAGGGCGAATGGGTGCTGGAGTTCGAATCGCACGCGCCGCGCCGCGCCGACCCGCTGATGGGCTGGTCCGGCGGCACCGACACCCAGTCCCAGGTGATCCTCACCTTCGACAGCTTCGAGGCCGCCAAGGGCTATGCCGACCGCTACGGCATCGCCTACCACCTCGTGCCGCCGGCCGAGCGCAAGCTGAAGATCCAATCCTATGCGGACAATTTCCGCTGA
- a CDS encoding NUDIX hydrolase has translation MTEPVEVMWQGKFIAAKRQGKWEFVSRTRGVSAAVILAVDDGHVLLVEQPRAPLGRNCLELPAGLVGDEEEGEEVEVAAIRELEEETGYRAEHMVDLGRFHASPGMSSEGFTLLRAEGLTKVGEGGGTEGEEITVYRVKLEEVPAFVEAKRQAGVAMDVKLLLLLASSLLS, from the coding sequence ATGACCGAACCCGTGGAAGTGATGTGGCAAGGCAAGTTCATTGCCGCCAAGCGCCAGGGCAAATGGGAGTTCGTCTCGCGCACTCGCGGCGTCAGCGCGGCCGTGATCCTGGCGGTGGACGACGGTCATGTCCTGCTCGTCGAGCAGCCGCGTGCCCCGCTCGGCCGAAACTGCCTCGAACTTCCCGCCGGCCTCGTCGGCGACGAGGAGGAAGGCGAAGAGGTTGAAGTCGCCGCGATCCGCGAGTTGGAGGAGGAAACCGGCTATCGCGCCGAGCATATGGTCGACCTCGGCCGCTTCCATGCGTCGCCGGGCATGTCCTCCGAAGGCTTCACCCTGCTCCGCGCCGAGGGCCTGACGAAGGTCGGCGAAGGCGGCGGCACCGAAGGCGAGGAGATCACCGTCTATCGCGTGAAGCTGGAGGAGGTACCCGCCTTCGTCGAGGCCAAGCGCCAGGCGGGAGTGGCGATGGACGTGAAGCTGTTGTTGCTGCTGGCGTCATCCCTCCTCTCGTAG
- a CDS encoding TPM domain-containing protein — translation MVTARFSEADHALVTAAVAKAELASDGEIVTIVADKSDSYHDVGLHYAVLAMLLVPAVLAFVSRSCIEWMLQPFLGWNAGLSQGALMIFLFVLLALAFLIVRFALAWMPLRMALTPGSTKSRRVLRRALQLFKVGAERRTVGRTGVLIYLSLLEHRAEIVADEAIHSRVEPEVWGDAMAALIEGVKAGHPGKGMANAVEKVGAVLAEHLPRSSTDINELPDRLIEL, via the coding sequence ATGGTGACGGCGAGGTTCAGCGAGGCCGATCACGCGCTGGTCACGGCCGCAGTCGCCAAGGCGGAGCTGGCGAGCGACGGCGAGATCGTCACCATCGTCGCCGACAAGTCCGACAGCTACCACGATGTCGGCCTCCATTATGCGGTGCTGGCGATGCTGCTGGTGCCGGCCGTGCTCGCCTTCGTGTCGCGAAGTTGTATCGAGTGGATGCTGCAGCCCTTCCTGGGCTGGAATGCCGGCCTCAGCCAGGGCGCGCTGATGATCTTCCTGTTCGTCTTGCTGGCGCTGGCATTCCTAATCGTCCGCTTCGCCCTTGCCTGGATGCCGCTGCGCATGGCGCTGACGCCGGGATCCACCAAATCGCGCCGCGTCCTTCGCCGCGCGCTCCAGCTGTTCAAGGTCGGGGCCGAGCGCCGCACCGTCGGCCGCACCGGGGTCCTCATCTATCTGTCGCTGCTGGAGCACCGCGCCGAAATCGTCGCCGACGAAGCGATTCACAGCCGGGTCGAGCCCGAGGTCTGGGGCGATGCCATGGCGGCGCTGATCGAGGGCGTGAAGGCGGGGCACCCCGGGAAGGGCATGGCCAATGCGGTCGAGAAGGTCGGCGCGGTGCTGGCCGAGCATCTGCCGCGCAGCTCGACCGACATCAACGAGCTTCCGGACCGCCTCATCGAGCTATGA
- a CDS encoding TPM domain-containing protein, with the protein MWVFLALLLGLLLAGPAGAQEFPKLTGRVIDAANILSPADEAALTQKLAALEQASTRQLVVATIPDLQDYPIEEYGYRLGRSWGIGQAEANNGAILIVAPNERRVRIEVGYGLEPILTDALSSVIIQTQILPRFRENDYPGGIIAGADAIVAQLQAPPEVAEQRVMEAAAQQRESQEGGSIFPLIFWGMVLVFIIIPMFRGGRRGRRYRRGGLPVVIWGPGTGGWGGGSSGGGGFGGFSGGGGSFGGGGASGGW; encoded by the coding sequence TTGTGGGTGTTCCTCGCGCTTCTGCTGGGGCTGTTGCTGGCGGGACCGGCCGGTGCGCAGGAGTTCCCGAAACTCACCGGTCGGGTGATCGATGCCGCAAATATCCTGTCGCCGGCGGACGAGGCTGCGCTCACCCAGAAGCTGGCGGCGCTGGAGCAGGCGTCGACGCGGCAGCTGGTGGTCGCCACCATCCCGGATCTCCAGGATTATCCGATCGAGGAATATGGCTACCGGCTGGGGCGCAGCTGGGGCATCGGCCAGGCGGAGGCGAACAACGGCGCCATCCTGATCGTCGCGCCCAACGAGCGACGGGTCCGGATCGAGGTCGGCTACGGCCTGGAGCCGATCCTGACCGATGCGCTTTCCAGCGTCATCATCCAGACGCAGATCCTGCCGCGCTTCCGGGAGAATGATTATCCCGGCGGCATCATCGCCGGCGCCGACGCCATCGTCGCCCAGCTCCAGGCGCCGCCGGAGGTCGCCGAGCAGCGGGTGATGGAAGCGGCGGCGCAGCAGCGGGAGAGCCAGGAAGGCGGCTCCATCTTCCCGCTCATCTTCTGGGGCATGGTGCTGGTCTTCATCATCATCCCGATGTTCCGCGGCGGCCGGCGCGGGCGCCGCTATCGCCGCGGCGGTTTGCCGGTCGTGATCTGGGGCCCGGGAACGGGCGGCTGGGGCGGCGGCTCGAGCGGCGGCGGCGGCTTCGGCGGATTTTCGGGCGGCGGCGGGTCGTTCGGCGGCGGCGGAGCCTCGGGGGGATGGTGA
- a CDS encoding LemA family protein: protein MTRIRLKAALLAPAAFLLLTACGINSIPTAEEDVKARWADVENQYQRRADLIPNLVATVKGFAAQESDVLTQVTEARARASSIQVDPDDLDNPEAMRQFGAAQGELDSALGRLLVTVEAYPQLTSNQNFLALQSQLEGTENRISIARRDYNQSVQEYNTLIRTFPAVIGANIFYGAEPMQPFEATTANAEVAPTVDFGNSQ, encoded by the coding sequence ATGACCCGCATTCGCCTCAAAGCCGCGTTGCTCGCACCCGCCGCGTTCCTCTTGCTCACCGCCTGCGGCATCAACTCCATCCCGACCGCGGAAGAGGACGTGAAGGCGCGCTGGGCGGACGTCGAGAACCAGTATCAGCGCCGCGCCGACCTCATCCCGAATCTGGTGGCGACGGTGAAGGGCTTCGCCGCCCAGGAGAGCGATGTGCTGACGCAGGTCACCGAGGCGCGGGCGCGGGCCTCGTCGATCCAGGTCGATCCCGACGATCTCGACAACCCGGAGGCGATGCGGCAGTTCGGCGCCGCCCAGGGAGAGCTGGATTCGGCGCTGGGCCGGCTGCTGGTGACGGTCGAGGCCTATCCGCAGCTCACATCCAACCAGAATTTCCTCGCCCTCCAGTCGCAGCTCGAAGGCACGGAGAACCGCATTTCGATCGCCCGGCGCGACTACAACCAGTCGGTGCAGGAATATAACACCCTCATCCGCACTTTCCCGGCGGTGATCGGCGCCAACATCTTCTACGGCGCCGAGCCGATGCAGCCTTTCGAGGCGACCACCGCCAATGCCGAAGTGGCGCCGACGGTGGATTTCGGCAACTCGCAGTAA
- the mscL gene encoding large conductance mechanosensitive channel protein MscL, with product MLKGFRDFINRGNVIDLAVAVIIGAAFTGIVNSLTDDLLMPVLGWLVGDLDFSNYFIRLGPPPASYTGDPDNYAALKAAGVPMIGYGQFVTAAVNFLIVAFIIFLLVRAMKKAIPDKDVPTPAEPADVALLREIRDELRSQGGRREPPDDPA from the coding sequence ATGCTGAAGGGTTTCCGGGATTTCATCAACCGCGGCAACGTCATCGACCTGGCGGTGGCGGTCATCATCGGCGCCGCCTTCACGGGCATCGTCAACTCGCTGACCGACGACCTACTGATGCCGGTGCTCGGCTGGCTGGTTGGGGACCTCGACTTCTCCAATTATTTCATCCGCCTCGGCCCGCCGCCTGCGAGCTATACCGGCGACCCGGACAATTACGCCGCGCTCAAGGCCGCCGGCGTGCCGATGATCGGCTACGGCCAGTTCGTGACGGCCGCCGTCAATTTCCTGATCGTCGCCTTCATCATCTTCCTGCTCGTGCGCGCCATGAAGAAGGCGATCCCCGACAAGGACGTGCCGACGCCCGCCGAACCGGCGGACGTCGCCCTGTTGCGGGAGATACGCGACGAACTCAGGAGCCAGGGCGGCCGGCGGGAGCCGCCGGACGATCCGGCTTAG
- a CDS encoding cistern family PEP-CTERM protein, producing the protein MSFTKISLAVTALLASASAAHANVITVSAADIGNSYTIDYDGFTDGQTIDGLTGQTTFTLTGVTGTTYSFDYSVANTSSDPIDASRISIFGFNTDPNISGATSTGEFDQTASGNVPSGFGHVEVCFKGATGPNCSGGGSAGVELGDSTTGSLTLSFADMLDELTLSDFFVRYQSIDGPGMTGGSAIGRGTVSSSGGTPVPAPAALGLFAIAAGGLLTRRTRKAA; encoded by the coding sequence ATGTCCTTTACCAAGATCTCGCTGGCCGTGACGGCCCTGCTCGCATCGGCGTCGGCGGCCCATGCCAACGTCATCACCGTCTCCGCCGCAGACATCGGCAATTCCTATACGATCGACTATGACGGCTTCACCGACGGCCAGACGATCGACGGCCTCACCGGCCAGACGACGTTCACGCTCACCGGCGTTACCGGCACGACCTACAGCTTCGACTATTCGGTCGCCAACACGTCGAGCGATCCGATCGACGCGTCGCGCATCTCGATCTTCGGTTTCAACACCGATCCCAACATCTCCGGCGCCACCTCCACCGGCGAGTTCGATCAGACCGCCAGCGGCAACGTGCCGAGCGGCTTCGGCCACGTCGAGGTCTGCTTCAAGGGCGCCACCGGGCCCAATTGCTCGGGCGGCGGCTCCGCCGGCGTCGAGCTTGGCGACAGCACCACCGGTTCGCTGACGCTGAGCTTCGCGGACATGCTCGACGAGCTGACGCTCAGCGACTTCTTCGTCCGCTACCAGTCGATTGACGGCCCCGGCATGACCGGCGGGTCGGCGATCGGCCGCGGCACGGTCAGCTCCTCGGGCGGAACGCCGGTCCCGGCTCCGGCCGCGCTGGGCCTGTTCGCCATCGCGGCGGGCGGCCTCCTCACCCGCCGCACGCGCAAGGCAGCCTAA
- the infA gene encoding translation initiation factor IF-1 encodes MAKEELLTMEGQIDEILPDGRFGVMLDNEHRIIAYTAGRMRRFRIRSVVGDRVHVEMTPYDLSKGRIIFREKTPGQGPGPRRSGFRR; translated from the coding sequence ATGGCGAAGGAAGAATTGCTGACGATGGAAGGGCAGATCGACGAGATCCTGCCCGATGGACGCTTCGGCGTGATGCTCGACAACGAGCATCGGATCATAGCCTACACGGCCGGACGGATGCGCCGGTTCCGGATCAGATCGGTGGTGGGCGATCGCGTCCATGTCGAGATGACTCCTTATGATCTCTCGAAGGGACGGATCATCTTCCGCGAGAAGACGCCCGGCCAGGGCCCCGGCCCGCGGCGGAGCGGCTTCAGGCGATAA